A genomic segment from Halomonas sp. TA22 encodes:
- the tldD gene encoding metalloprotease TldD, which yields MNLHSRNLTSQEMLDGAAQTLLAPGGLDLDALDAGLGHALGGGVDFADLYFQRSWQESWVLEDGEVKEGSYSIDGGVGVRAMAGEKTGFAYSNQISADALADTGRTAAGIARSGARLSLAPRRLTSATERYAGIDPLSGLSEADKIAMLKEADRVARAEHPAVTQVSVSLSGVHEVVLVRASDGTLAADIRPLVRFNVSVIAVRNGRRERGSAGGGGRYAMARLRDEQAPQRFAREAVRQALVNLEAVDAPAGQMPVVLGPGWPGILLHEAVGHGLEGDFNRKGSSAFAGRMGKRVAAPGVTVVDDSTLADCRGSLSVDDEGTPGAYTPLIEDGILTGYMQDKLNARLMGMAPTGNARRESYAHLPMPRMTNTYMLAGNDDPADIVKSVKRGIYAVSFGGGQVDITSGKFVFSASEAYLIEDGRITAPVKGATLIGNGPEAMGRVSMIGHDMELDSGIGVCGKEGQGVPVGVGQPTLKLDELTVGGTQ from the coding sequence ATGAACCTACACTCTCGAAACCTGACGTCTCAGGAGATGCTTGACGGTGCCGCACAGACCCTGCTTGCACCGGGTGGCCTCGATCTCGACGCGCTGGACGCAGGACTCGGTCATGCGCTGGGTGGCGGCGTGGACTTCGCAGACCTCTATTTTCAACGCAGCTGGCAGGAGAGCTGGGTGTTGGAGGATGGCGAGGTCAAGGAGGGCAGCTACAGTATCGATGGCGGCGTGGGAGTGCGTGCCATGGCCGGTGAGAAGACCGGTTTCGCCTACTCCAACCAGATCAGCGCCGATGCCCTGGCCGATACCGGGCGCACGGCGGCGGGTATCGCGCGTAGCGGCGCCCGCCTGTCGCTGGCGCCACGCCGCCTGACCAGCGCCACGGAGCGCTACGCCGGCATCGACCCGCTGAGCGGTCTCTCGGAAGCCGACAAGATCGCCATGCTCAAGGAGGCCGACCGCGTCGCGCGAGCCGAGCACCCCGCCGTGACCCAGGTCAGCGTCTCGTTGAGCGGGGTGCATGAGGTGGTGCTGGTGCGAGCCAGTGACGGCACCCTGGCCGCCGACATTCGCCCGCTGGTGCGCTTCAACGTCAGCGTGATCGCGGTGCGCAATGGGCGGCGTGAGCGAGGCAGTGCCGGTGGCGGTGGCCGTTACGCGATGGCACGCTTGCGTGACGAGCAGGCACCGCAGCGCTTCGCCCGTGAAGCGGTACGCCAGGCACTGGTCAACCTCGAGGCGGTGGACGCCCCGGCGGGACAGATGCCGGTCGTGCTGGGGCCGGGCTGGCCCGGTATCCTGCTGCACGAGGCGGTGGGCCATGGCCTGGAAGGCGACTTCAACCGCAAGGGCAGCTCCGCCTTCGCCGGACGTATGGGCAAGCGAGTGGCGGCACCGGGCGTGACCGTAGTGGACGACAGCACCCTGGCGGATTGCCGAGGTTCACTGAGCGTCGACGACGAAGGCACCCCGGGCGCCTACACGCCGCTGATCGAAGATGGCATCCTCACTGGCTACATGCAGGACAAGCTCAATGCTCGGCTGATGGGCATGGCGCCTACCGGCAACGCGCGCCGTGAATCCTATGCGCATCTGCCGATGCCGCGCATGACCAATACCTACATGCTGGCCGGCAACGACGATCCCGCCGATATCGTCAAGAGCGTCAAGCGCGGCATCTATGCAGTCAGCTTCGGTGGTGGCCAGGTGGATATCACCTCGGGCAAGTTCGTCTTCTCGGCAAGCGAAGCCTACTTGATCGAGGATGGTCGCATCACCGCTCCCGTCAAGGGCGCCACGCTGATCGGCAATGGCCCCGAGGCGATGGGTCGAGTCTCGATGATCGGCCATGACATGGAGCTCGATAGCGGCATTGGTGTGTGCGGCAAGGAGGGGCAGGGGGTACCGGTCGGCGTAGGGCAACCGACGCTGAAGCTCGACGAGCTCACCGTCGGCGGCACCCAGTGA